From Vitis vinifera cultivar Pinot Noir 40024 chromosome 14, ASM3070453v1, a single genomic window includes:
- the LOC100246029 gene encoding probable disease resistance protein At4g27220: MVDIIGSVVAKVSEYLVGPVVRQLDYLFNYRTNIEDLSQKVDNLRDARARQQHSVDEAIGNGHIIEDDVCKWMKRADGFIQNGFIQNACKFLEDEKEARKSCFNRLCPNLKSRYQLSREARKRAGVAVEILGAGQFERVSYRAPLQEIRSAPSEALESRMLTLNEVMVALRDAKINKIGVWGLGGVGKTTLVKQVAEQAAQEKLFDKVVTAAVLETPDLKKIQGELADLLGMKFEEESEQGRAARLYQRMNEEKTILIILDDIWAKLDLEKIGIPSPDHHKGCKLVLTSRNEHILSNEMDTQKDFRVQPLQEDETWILFKNTAGSIENPELQPIAVDVAKECAGLPLAIVTVAKALKNKNVSIWKDALQQLKSQTLTNVTGLTTNVYSSLKLSYEHLKGVEVKSFFLLCGLISQNDISIRDLLKYGVGLRLFQGTNTLEEAKNRIDALVDNLKSSNFLLETGHNAFVRMHDLVRSTARKIASDQHHVFTLQNTTVRVEGWPRIDELQKVTWVSLHDCDIRELPEGLACPKLELFGCYDVNTNSAVQIPNNFFEEMKQLKVLDLSRMQLPSLPLSCHCRTNLRTLCLDGCNLGEIVIIAELKKLEILSLTYSDIEKLPREIAQLTHLRLFDLKGSYKLKVIPPDVISSLSQLEDLCMENSFTQWEGEGKSNACLAELKHLSHLTSLDIQIPDAKLLPKDIVFDTLVRYRIFVGDVWSWGGISEANKTLQLNKFDTSLHLVDGIIKLLKRTEDLHLRELCGGTNVLSKLDGEGFLKLKHLNVESSPEIQYIVNSMDLTPSHGAFPVMETLSLNQLINLQEVCRGQFPAGSFGCLRKVEVEDCDGLKFLFSLSVARGLSRLEETKVTRCKSMVEMVSQGRKEIKEDAVNVPLFPELRSLTLEDLPKLSNFCFEENPVLSKPASTIVGPSTPPLNQPEIRDGQLLFSLGGNLRSLNLKKCMSLLKLFPPSLLQNLQELTVENCDKLEQVFDLEELNVDDGHVGLLPKLGKLRLIDLPKLRHICNCGSSRNHFPSSMASAPVGNIIFPKLFYISLGFLPNLTSFVSPGYHSLQRLHHADLDTPFPVLFDERVAFPSLNFLFIGSLDNVKKIWPNQIPQDSFSKLEKVVVASCGQLLNIFPSCMLKRLQSLQFLRAMECSSLEAVFDVEGTNVNVDCSSLGNTNVFPKITCLDLRNLPQLRSFYPGAHTSQWPLLEELRVSECYKLDVFAFETPTFQQRHGEGNLDMPLFFLPHVAFPNLEELRLGDNRDTEIWPEQFPVDSFPRLRVLHVHDYRDILVVIPSFMLQRLHNLEVLKVGSCSSVKEVFQLEGLDEENQAKRLGRLREIELHDLPGLTRLWKENSEPGLDLQSLESLEVWNCGSLINLVPSSVSFQNLATLDVQSCGSLRSLISPSVAKSLVKLKTLKIGRSDMMEEVVANEGGEATDEITFYKLQHMELLYLPNLTSFSSGGYIFSFPSLEQMLVKECPKMKMFSPSLVTPPRLKRIKVGDEEWPWQDDLNTAIHNSFINAHGNVEAEIVELGAGSAL; the protein is encoded by the exons ATGGTAGACATTATTGGTTCGGTTGTAGCAAAAGTTTCAGAGTACCTGGTTGGTCCAGTTGTACGTCAGCTGGATTATCTGTTTAACTACCGTACCAACATTGAGGATCTCTCTCAGAAGGTTGACAATCTGAGGGATGCCAGGGCTAGGCAGCAGCACTCTGTGGATGAAGCTATTGGGAATGGACATATAATCGAAGATGATGTTTGCAAGTGGATGAAACGTGCTGACGGGTTCATACAAAATGGGTTCATACAAAATGCTTGTAAATTCCTTGAAGATGAGAAGGAGGCGCGGAAGAGTTGTTTCAATAGGTTGTGTCCTAATTTGAAGTCCCGGTACCAGCTAAGCAGGGAAGCAAGGAAGAGGGCAGGGGTTGCTGTTGAAATCCTTGGAGCTGGCCAATTTGAGAGGGTATCATATCGTGCCCCTCTGCAAGAGATAAGATCTGCACCTTCCGAAGCTTTAGAATCAAGAATGTTGACTTTGAATGAAGTCATGGTGGCCTTAAGGGATGCCAAGATCAACAAGATCGGGGTATGGGGGTTGGGCGGTGTCGGGAAGACCACGCTGGTGAAACAAGTGGCTGAACAAGCTGCTCAAGAGAAGTTATTCGACAAGGTGGTCACGGCAGCTGTGTTAGAGACTCcagacttaaaaaaaattcaaggggAACTTGCAGACCTTCTAGGTATGAAATTTGAGGAGGAGAGTGAACAGGGAAGAGCAGCTCGACTATATCAGAGGATGAACGAGGAGAAGACCATCCTCATCATCTTGGATGATATTTGGGCGAAACTTGACTTGGAGAAAATAGGAATTCCTTCTCCAGATCACCACAAAGGATGCAAATTAGTGCTAACTTCTAGAAATGAACACATCTTGTCCAATGAGATGGATACTCAAAAGGATTTTCGAGTTCAACCTTTGCAAGAAGATGAAACATGGATTTTATTTAAGAACACAGCTGGTTCCATTGAAAATCCAGAGTTGCAACCTATAGCTGTTGATGTAGCAAAAGAATGCGCGGGTTTGCCACTTGCAATAGTAACTGTGGCAAAGGCATTGAAAAACAAGAATGTGTCTATTTGGAAGGATGCCCTGCAACAACTGAAATCGCAAACCTTGACAAACGTAACAGGACTGACAACAAATGTATACTCAAGTCTGAAGTTGAGCTACGAACACTTGAAGGGAGTTGAAGTGAAGTCATTTTTCTTGCTTTGTggtttaatttctcaaaatgaTATCAGTATTAGGGACTTGTTGAAATATGGTGTGGGTCTGCGATTATTTCAAGGAACTAATACATTGGAAGAGGCGAAAAATAGAATAGATGCATTGGTTGACAACCTCAAatcctcaaattttttactagAAACTGGGCATAATGCATTTGTTAGAATGCATGATCTTGTTCGGAGTACTGCCAGAAAAATTGCATCCGATCAACATCATGTGTTTACACTCCAGAATACTACTGTAAGAGTGGAAGGATGGCCAAGGATAGATGAACTCCAGAAGGTCACCTGGGTAAGTCTGCATGACTGTGATATTCGTGAACTTCCAGAAGGGCTGGCATGTCCAAAACTTGAACTTTTTGGATGTTATGATGTAAACACCAATTCGGCAGTGCAAAtcccaaacaatttttttgaagaGATGAAGCAACTCAAAGTATTAGATTTATCTCGAATGCAACTTCCATCGCTGCCCTTATCATGTCATTGCCGTACAAATCTTCGAACATTATGTTTGGATGGATGCAACTTGGGAGAGATTGTTATAATTGCAGAGctaaagaaattagaaattcttAGCCTTACGTATTCTGATATTGAAAAGTTGCCCAGAGAAATAGCACAGTTGACTCATCTGAGGCTGTTCGATTTGAAGGGTTCTTACAAACTAAAAGTAATTCCACCAGATGTCATATCAAGCTTGTCCCAATTAGAGGATTTGTGTATGGAAAATAGCTTCACTCAATGGGAGGGGGAAGGAAAGAGTAATGCTTGCCTTGCTGAGTTGAAACATTTGTCTCACTTAACCTCTTTGGACATACAAATACCAGATGCCAAGTTGCTGCCAAAAGACATAGTCTTTGATACCTTGGTGAGATATAGAATATTTGTAGGTGATGTCTGGAGCTGGGGAGGAATTTCTGAAGCCAATAAAACATTGCAGCTCAACAAGTTCGATACAAGCCTCCATCTGGTGGATGGTATCATCAAGTTGTTGAAGAGAACCGAAGATCTACACTTGCGTGAATTGTGTGGTGGTACTAATGTTCTTTCCAAATTAGATGGGGagggttttttaaaattaaagcatcTCAATGTCGAAAGCAGTCCAGAGATTCAATATATTGTGAACTCGATGGATCTGACTCCATCACATGGTGCCTTTCCTGTTATGGAGACATTGTCTCTCAATCAGCTGATTAACTTGCAAGAAGTATGTCGTGGCCAATTTCCAGCAGGGTCCTTTGGTTGCTTGAGAAAAGTGGAAGTGGAAGATTGTGATGGCTTGAAATTTCTCTTCTCGTTGTCTGTGGCTAGAGGCCTTTCCCGACTTGAAGAAACAAAAGTAACCAGATGCAAGAGTATGGTTGAGATGGTTTCccaaggaaggaaagaaataaaagaagatgCTGTTAATGTGCCTCTGTTCCCTGAATTGAGATCCTTGACATTAGAGGACTTACCCAAGCTCAGTAATTTCTGCTTTGAGGAGAACCCAGTGCTTTCCAAGCCTGCAAGCACAATTGTTGGTCCTAGTACACCACCTCTCAACCAACCG GAGATTAGGGATGGCCAACTTCTGTTTTCCTTGGGCGGCAACCTCCGGTCTCTCAACCTGAAGAAGTGCATGTCACTGTTGAAATTATTCCCACCCAGTTTGTTACAGAATTTGCAAGAACTCACAGTGGAAAACTGTGATAAACTGGAACAAGTATTTGATCTTGAAGAGCTAAATGTTGATGATGGGCATGTTGGGCTCCTCCCTAAATTAGGAAAACTGAGGTTGATTGATCTACCAAAGTTGAGGCATATATGCAACTGTGGCAGCTCCAGAAATCATTTCCCTTCTTCCATGGCTTCTGCTCCTGTAGGCAATATCATATTCCctaaattattctatatttcaCTGGGATTTTTGCCCAACCTCACAAGCTTCGTCTCCCCTGGATATCATTCCCTCCAAAGGCTTCACCATGCAGACCTTGATACCCCCTTCCCGGTTCTCTTTGATGAAAGG GTTGCATTTCCTAGCTTGAATTTCTTATTCATCGGGAGCCTGgataatgtgaaaaaaatatggcCCAACCAAATTCCTCAAGATTCCTTCTCCAAACTAGAAAAGGTGGTCGTAGCATCATGTGGACAATTGTTGAATATTTTTCCATCTTGTATGCTGAAAAGGTTACAGAGTCTACAGTTTCTGAGAGCAATGGAGTGTAGTTCATTAGAAGCGGTTTTTGATGTGGAAGGGACAAATGTGAATGTGGATTGTAGTTCATTAGGGAATACAAACGTATTCCCTAAAATAACTTGTCTCGATCTCCGCAATCTACCTCAACTCAGGAGTTTCTACCCGGGGGCACATACTTCACAGTGGCCATTGTTGGAAGAACTGCGAGTGTCGGAGTGTTATAAACTCGATGTATTTGCATTCGAAACTCCAACATTCCAACAAAGACATGGTGAGGGAAATCTTGATATGCCCCTTTTCTTCCTCCCACAT GTTGCATTCCCTAATTTGGAGGAATTAAGATTGGGTGACAACAGAGATACAGAAATATGGCCAGAGCAATTTCCAGTGGATTCCTTTCCCAGACTAAGAGTTCTGCATGTACATGACTATAGAGATATTTTGGTTGTGATTCCTTCCTTTATGCTTCAAAGATTACATAATCTGGAAGTACTTAAGGTAGGAAGCTGTAGTTCAGTCAAAGAGGTATTCCAACTTGAAGGACTTGATGAGGAAAATCAAGCCAAGAGGCTTGGACGGTTAAGAGAAATAGAGTTGCATGATCTTCCTGGGCTGACACGTTTGTGGAAGGAAAACTCCGAACCAGGCCTTGACTTGCAGAGTCTAGAGAGTCTTGAAGTGTGGAATTGTGGCAGTTTGATAAATTTGGTACCATCCTCGGTATCTTTCCAGAATCTAGCTACTCTAGATGTGCAGTCTTGTGGTAGTCTGAGAAGTTTGATATCACCCTCGGTAGCTAAAAGTCTGGTAAAACTCAAAACACTCAAAATAGGTAGATC
- the LOC109123844 gene encoding uncharacterized protein LOC109123844, protein MTTNLAESFNVWLKEKRHYTIFNLVMTHMDKFAHLAFDHMGSIENWKAAIGPKTEEKLLENIIKSGSLPVYPYVGGVFKVFNMKVYVDVNLRERTCTCKAWQMAGIPCEHACAAIRQMKQDVYEYVDSYFKLPMQELIYSGHFNSIPNYNMPIVDADGCVRDAQGRLYPSLKPPCSKRPPGRPRHRRIESQFSSKRLIFCSRCQVAGHNRASCKNPLPAP, encoded by the coding sequence ATGACAACTAATCTTGCTGAATCATTCAATGTTTGGCTGAAGGAGAAACGTCATTACACAATTTTCAACTTAGTAATGACACATATGGATAAGTTTGCTCATCTAGCATTTGATCATATGGGTTCTATAGAAAATTGGAAAGCTGCAATTGGCCCAAAGACCGAggaaaagttgttggaaaacATTATAAAGAGTGGGTCATTGCCTGTATATCCCTATGTTGGTGGTGTGTTTAAGGTATTCAATATGAAAGTATATGTAGACGTGAATTTGAGAGAGCGTACATGTACTTGTaaggcttggcaaatggccGGAATACCTTGTGAGCATGCATGTGCAGCAATACGCCAGATGAAACAAGATGTTTATGAATATGTTGACTCATATTTCAAGCTTCCAATGCAAGAGTTGATATATTCTGGACacttcaattcaattccaaattaCAACATGCCTATAGTTGATGCTGATGGATGTGTTCGTGATGCTCAAGGTCGCTTATATCCTTCCCTTAAACCTCCATGCTCAAAACGACCACCTGGAAGGCCTCGACACCGTCGAATAGAGTCTCAATTTAGTTCAAAAAGGCTTATCTTCTGTTCACGATGTCAAGTTGCAGGCCATAATCGAGCTTCATGCAAAAATCCATTACCCGCTCCATGA
- the LOC109123925 gene encoding uncharacterized protein LOC109123925, with protein MILERERKEFQTTAMAKARDRSSKPLHNFSLPCLKWGNQRFLRCMKLSPNTSNSSSSLIPTSVISFQNAETDANGGIEAIRQKLMLDLREAADKMRHSILEDNSERPWNLRTRKAACKVPCEAAVVEKKKKRERPKFSVSLSREEVRDDFMVMVGTRPSRRPKKRARIVQTQLDSIFSGLWLTEITLDTYKLPDLPESTKV; from the exons AtgattctagagagagaaagaaaagagtttCAGACTACAGCAATGGCCAAAGCGCGTGACCGATCATCCAAGCCTCTCCACAACTTCTCCTTACCATGCTTGAAATGGGGCAATCAGAGATTCCTTAGATGCATGAAACTCTCTCCAAATACCTCTAATTCTTCATCTTCCCTCATACCCACATCTGTGATTTCGTTCCAAAACGCCGAGACCGACGCCAATGGTGGAATCGAAGCCATTCGCCAGAAACTCATGCTTGATCTCAGAGAGGCCGCCGACAAGATGAGACACTCCATTTTGGAGGACAATTCAGAGAGGCCTTGGAATCTCAGGACTCGGAAAGCGGCTTGTAAGGTCCCCTGTGAGGCGGCTGTAgtggagaaaaagaagaaaagagagagaccGAAGTTTTCGGTGTCCCTATCGAGAGAGGAGGTGAGGGATGATTTTATGGTGATGGTCGGTACGCGGCCGTCGAGAAGGCCCAAGAAAAGGGCGAGGATAGTGCAGACGCAGTTGGAT TCAATTTTTTCGGGTTTGTGGCTGACAGAAATAACACTTGATACATACAAACTCCCCGACTTACCTGAATCAACAAAG GTATAG